From a single Sus scrofa isolate TJ Tabasco breed Duroc chromosome 13, Sscrofa11.1, whole genome shotgun sequence genomic region:
- the EPM2AIP1 gene encoding EPM2A-interacting protein 1 — MWMTPKRSKMEIEEPRGFQAEWTQRYLVVEPPEGEGALCLVCRRLVVANGEPDVRHHYEAEHDYYERYVAEGERAALVERLRQGDLPDAAPLTPEERAARAGLGLTRLLALKGRGWGEGDFVYRCMEVMLRDVLPDHVGVMDGIDLSPEITQQRVLDINQNLRSQLFNRAKDFKAYSLALDDQAFVAYENYLLVFVRGVGHDLEVQEELLTIINLTQHFSVGALMAAILEALQTAGLSLQRMVGLTTTHTLRMIGENSGLVSYMREKAVSPNCWNVIHYSGFLHLELLSSYDVDVNQIINAISEWIVLIKTRGVRRPEFQALLTESESEHGERVNGRCLNNWLRRGKTLKLIFSLRKEIKTFLVSIGATTVHFTDKQWLCDFGFLVDIMDHLRELSELLRVSKVFAAAAFDHICTFEVKLNLLQRHIEEKNLTHFAALREVVDELKEHLQEDEKILDPERYQVVICRLQKEFERHFKDLKFIKKDLELFANPFSFKAEYAPISVRVELTKLQANTNLWNEYRTKDLGQFYAGLSAESYPIIKGVACKVASLFDSSKICEKAFSYLTRNQHTLSHPLTDEHLHALFRIATTEIEPQWDDLVRGRNESNP, encoded by the coding sequence ATGTGGATGACGCCCAAGAGGAGCAAAATGGAAATCGAGGAGCCTCGGGGTTTCCAGGCCGAGTGGACTCAGCGTTACCTGGTTGTGGAGCCTCCGGAAGGCGAAGGCGCCCTGTGCCTGGTCTGTCGCCGCCTGGTCGTAGCCAATGGCGAACCCGATGTCAGGCACCACTACGAGGCGGAGCACGATTACTACGAGCGGTATGTGGCGGAGGGCGAGCGCGCGGCCCTGGTGGAGCGTCTGCGTCAGGGCGACTTGCCCGATGCCGCCCCGCTCACCCCGGAGGAGAGAGCTGCTCGTGCAGGCCTCGGGCTCACCCGCCTCTTGGCCTTGAAGGGTCGCGGCTGGGGTGAGGGGGACTTCGTGTACCGGTGCATGGAGGTGATGCTCAGAGATGTGCTGCCTGATCACGTAGGCGTTATGGATGGCATTGATTTATCTCCGGAGATCACGCAGCAGAGGGTCCTAGACATTAACCAGAATCTACGCAGTCAGCTTTTTAACCGAGCCAAGGACTTTAAGGCCTATTCCCTTGCGTTGGACGACCAGGCTTTTGTGGCCTATGAGAACTACCTCCTCGTCTTTGTCCGCGGCGTGGGCCACGATTTAGAGGTGCAGGAAGAGCTTCTGACCATCATCAACCTGACTCAGCACTTCAGTGTTGGTGCCCTCATGGCGGCAATCCTTGAGGCCCTGCAAACTGCAGGGCTTAGCCTGCAGCGGATGGTTGGACTGACCACGACCCACACTCTGAGGATGATTGGTGAGAACTCAGGGCTGGTGTCATACATGAGAGAAAAGGCTGTAAGCCCCAACTGTTGGAATGTTATCCATTATTCGGGGTTTCTTCACTTGGAACTGTTGAGCTCCTACGATGTGGATGTTAATCAGATCATAAATGCCATATCTGAATGGATAGTTTTGATTAAGACCAGAGGCGTTAGGCGGCCAGAATTTCAGGCTTTACTAACTGAATCGGAATCAGAGCATGGTGAAAGGGTTAATGGACGCTGTCTGAACAATTGGCTTAGAAGAGGGAAGACCTTAaaactaatattttctttaagaaaagagataaaaacatttttggttTCAATAGGGGCAACAACGGTCCATTTCACAGACAAGCAGTGGCTTTGTGACTTTGGCTTTTTGGTGGATATTATGGACCACCTTCGAGAACTCAGCGAACTATTGAGAGTAAGTAAAGTCTTTGCTGCTGCTGCCTTTGACCATATTTGTACCTTTGAAGTTAAGCTGAATTTACTTCAGAGACATATcgaggaaaaaaatctaacacaCTTTGCCGCCTTGAGAGAAGTTGTTGATGAGCTTAAAGAGCATCttcaagaagatgaaaaaatactTGATCCTGAAAGGTATCAAGTAGTGATCTGTCGCCTACAAAAAGAATTTGAGAGACATTTCAAGGACCTCAAGTTCATTAAAAAGGACTTAGAGCTTTTTGCAAATCCATTTAGCTTTAAAGCTGAATATGCACCTATTTCAGTAAGGGTGGAGCTAACAAAACTTCAGGCAAATACTAATCTTTGGAACGAATACAGAACCAAAGACTTGGGGCAATTCTATGCCGGACTGTCTGCTGAATCTTACCCAATTATCAAAGGGGTTGCCTGTAAGGTAGCATCCTTGTTTGATAGTAGCAAGATTTGTGAAAAGGCTTTTTCATATTTGACTCGAAACCAGCACACCTTGAGCCACCCATTGACAGACGAACACCTCCACGCCCTGTTTCGGATTGCCACCACTGAAATAGAGCCTCAATGGGATGATCTTgtgagaggaagaaatgaatcGAATCCATAA